In the genome of Arachis hypogaea cultivar Tifrunner chromosome 9, arahy.Tifrunner.gnm2.J5K5, whole genome shotgun sequence, the window tttttattttattcctttaatcAAAACCCACGCACCACTCCTCCACTCTCTTTAGAGTCCCCATATAAATGGAATGCAGCAAGTACCTAATAAACTGCAAAGAGAGGACAAGAAGCAAGATCTCATCATAATAATGAGGCTTGCTCTTACTATAAGAGCATCATCCTCCTCTTTTTCCATATCCAACCCCATTATCACTTTGTCACAAGATGAATCAAACACACCAACATTACCTTTTAACCGTTGTACCACACACTCATGGTCTCAACTTAAACCTACCTCATCAGCCAACTACATGTCCCCAAAACTTGGTCCCAAATGGAAGCAATACCAAGGAATCAACCACTGGCAAGACTTGCTTGATCCCCTTGATGATAACCTACGTTGGGAAATATTAAGATATGGACACTTTGTAGATGCAGCCTATCGTTCTTTTGACTTTGACCCTTCTTCTCCGACTTATGCCACGTGTCGTCATCCCAAAAGCTCGCTCTTAAATCGATGTGGAATTGCGAGCTCAGGATACAAATTAACTAAGAATTTACGCGCCACGTGTGGGATTCACCTGCCAACATGGGCAGATAAAATATCTAGTTGGGCATGTAGCCGGTCTAGTTGGATCGGTTACATAGCCGTATGTGAACACAAAAAGGAAATTATCCGGCTCGGCCGACGTGACGTGGTCATCGCATTTCGAGGAACGGCTACGTGCTTGGAGTGGCTGGAAAACCTACGTGCGACGTTAACTAACTTGGCTGATCAAGTGGATGGAAAAGACGATATTGGCCCTATGGTGCAAAAAGGGTTTCTAAGTCTGTACACGTCAAAAACCCCCAAGCAAGCGAGTTTGCAAGAGATGGTAAGAGAAGAGATTGGGAGAGTTATCAAATCCTATGGCAATGAACCACTTAGCCTCACCCTCACAGGTCATAGCCTTGGAGCCGCGCTTGCAATCCTAAGTGCGTATGATATAACCACCACCTTTGAGAATCCACCAATGGTGACGGTTGTTTCCTTCGGTGGGCCCCGCGTGGGAAACAAAAGATTTAGGAGAATATTGGAACAGAATGGGATCAAGATACTGAGAATAGTGAACCCTGACGATGTTTTCACAAGAGTTCCAGGGTTTGCTGTGAGTAATGACAATGACGTGGCGGACAATGAAGATGTCCACGTGGCAAGATTATTAGGGTGGCTACATAGGCGTGTAGAGGACATGCAGTTGGTTTATGCTGATGTTGGACAAGAGCTAAGGTTGAGTAGTAAGGATTTACCCTATTTAAAGCAAGGAGATGTTGCCACGTGTCATGATCTGAAGACATACCTGCACTTGGTAAAAAGTTTTGTAAGCTCCTCGTGCGGCCCTTGCACACAGAAAACAATCAACGACATGTGGCCGAAGGCTTGGCTGTAATTatgattttatattattttcttgtttattttgacTTTTGAACATAAGGTGGGAATTTTTTACTGCTTGGTAAATATCTTGATGGTTGTATATATACCATGGAGGATAAAGCTTAAACTATTGTATCGAAGGCGAGAAAGTTtatgtaaaaattatattattataaacatGTAACTCTCAGTCAAATGCGATTGATAAACATAAACATGGAAACAAGACGGGTATACCTAGCTTtagtttgataaaaattttatattttaagaataaaataatttataaaaattaattttaaaaaaataatttttaataaacacaaataacaagtatttttgataaaataattttttaaatttaaaaattttataataaacattagaatttgaatcctctaaattttaaatttgtactttagaAGGTAATGTGTAATCTTCTACTtttgaatagtttctctctcATTTATTCTtagtcccacctataaaataaatggtaaagaatctcactttattctctaaagtaaaattcaaacgttagaaaatccaaatcctaaatattaatataagaattaaatttaaatattaattaatatataaaattatattaaacattttaattttaataaaaacaaatcaactttaaaaaattctttttagatGTAACTTTTAAAAACTATAAATATAAGCACATGAACTTTTTAATTTTGTCAAACACAAAATTAAGttcatgaatttttaaaaaatataaacatctCTTCAACTTAAATTTTTGGTTCGATCCTTAAGTTATTAAACCAACTTAGTTAAACTTGATTACTAAGTGACTTGGTCATGCAGTATTATCGTTAAAAATAATACATACTCTTATTTTTATCTTCGTTTACACTTCTATTGGTACAGTAATAGCCCTAAACACCAGTTATGTCCTCAACCCCCTCCAGGCAGTCGTGACCTACTTCCAAAGACAGAGGTTTCAACTGTCAACTTCTCAACTATTGTAGGTGCAACGGTTGAATCAATAGAGAATATCCTATTATAGCTTTTCTTGTTTCTGAATTTTAGCGCTGGTTAGCATAGACAGACAAGATATTAAAAGACTAGCTACTCATGACAACTGTGGTTCCTCTTACACATCTTTCTACAGGAAAGAATGAAATCTTGTTAGAAGTATCCATTTCATCATTCGGAACCATATCCTATCCCTCTCTCCCTTACTACATCTCTGCATACAATTTAATAATGGTGCTAATTTacttatctttttcaaacctcCGTTAAACCATATATACCAGTTTCTATGAGGAATGAAATGATGTCGAGTTTTAACAAAGCCATGATACAggaatttaaaaaaagaatagcaaattagtttttttttttcattcaaagatcaataataattaatagtaaGATTTGGTATTTTAATATACTCGAGTCTTGAGGTTCAGTGAAAATCATTTAACTCCCTTCTATTTCAAAAGTCATAAACTGAGCTCTCATGAAATTCGGGTGATAATACACCTAAGAGCCCAGTATTTGTACAATATAACATTATAACATGAAACTATAACCCTGTAAAAATAACAAACAGCTTCTAAAAAGATGCTTAGGAAAAGCTGCCTAGACAAATGGGATTGGAACACAATGAGTTACCTCAAATAACAGGAGAGAGCAATATAGCTTGCCCACAAAATATTAACTtcctacctttttttttttgttacatctTTGGtagaaaaagaaatcaaatcttaGATTTTGTCTTTTGAGGAGTGATACACAAGCAAAACAAATGTTTATCAGAAGCTATTAACTTAGGTTGTGAACTTGTGCTGTAGATGAACGATAATAACAGAATATACTTATACATTCAAGGATCAATAACAATGCACATCATTTTCGTAATAAAATTGTCTAccaattttctttttccttttttttttgttttacattaTGCAAATGAGGTTTAAACTAGAACCTCGTGCATACTACCCAAACCCTTTATCACTAGACCAATCCTCGTGgcttaattttcttagtttttacaTGTGGTAAAAATTATATTCCTCATTTACAACAAGATAAAATGAATTTTAGAAATTAACTGAATGTCAGATCCATGcatcacacacatatatatacaccAAAAGATAtgtagagaaagatatgattcaacaaCGAAAAAAAGGTAGTTATTTACGCTCAAGATCATTTAGTTGCTTTTTTAAGAGTGCATGTTCATACCGCATCCTTTCGAGCCTAGTCTCAACCATGTACATCTCATCTTTGAGGTGATGAATTCTTTTCTCCAACCACGCCATGTCTGAAGAAGTTCTAGTAACTCCATTTTCCATCATATTTATGTTGTCTATAGGAGGGTTAACATGTATGTGTTGAGGTCTTGACAATAGCACAAGTATGCTAAACTGCTGCAGCAGAATagagtaaatagttaataaaatgATGTATTTGATCTGCAACTATAGTTAGTAAACATTTTACAACATCCCTAAAGTCCAAAATGCTGAGAACGTTGGAGAAGGTGAAATTTTTCATGGATTAGATATATGTAAATTGTATATGAATTTCATCTAAAAAGAATTTCACCCAATTTTACCCTTGGTTGAggaggaaaaaataaaaagggcAACCCGGTGCACAACCATCCTGCATTAATGCAGGCAGCCATATGATAATTACATCACTTCCACTGCTTGGAAGAAAGTAAGAAACCAGGTGAGATGAGCATGGAAGTGCAAACTAGTGTGATGTAAGATGACAAAAATTATTAggaaaacagcaaaagaaagacTAAAGGTACTGGAGCAAGAGATAAAATTTGTGGTGGTAGGACACAAGTGTGCAAGAGAAGGTAAAGGTAAAAAAGGAGATGATGTAAAAGGTGGTCTTTATGCGATAATGAGAAAAATTGGGATAAATAAGATGGCCATAGAGGAGACAAAAGTGGtggtaagtgaagcaagaacaagagcttACGAAGGTCTTTTATAAGTATCTGGGtatgaggaaaaaaaaaagagatttggaTCAAGTTACGTGCATTAAAGACAAGAATGGTGAAGTTAGTCACAGATAAGAGTATCTAAGGATGGACACGAGATTCTTTCACGGCATGCTTAGGTCAATTACAAAGGAGGAACCAAAACTTGAATTACTATTGaagaattcaaaattttgaaagtaAATGAAGAAAGGTAGAGAAGTGGGCCCATATATTATCCGGATTGAATTTGGGAAGATTTAGGATGAAATAGAGTCTATTAGCTACTAAACTCTTTAATGAGATTTTATAGTCTAAGAAAATGCCATATGTATGGAGGAAGAACATTTTGGTCCCTATCTACAATGAATATATGAATTGTGGTACAAAAAAAGATTAAGCTCATGAGCCATACTATCAAGTTGTGAGGAGTTATAGAACGAATGTTGGGACAAGAAACTAAGGTTTCTAAGAAATAGTTTGGTTTTATGTCAGCTAGATCTACCTCGGAGGCTATATAATTGTTAGAGAGAATGATGAAGAGGCGGCATCAGAGTAATAAGAAAAATCTACACACTGTTTATTGACTCTAAAAAAAATCATGACAGGGTAGCAAGAAAGGCCTGTATAAGATTTTTCTAGAAGAAAGCAGCAAGGATTGTACATATTCGTACAAGTAAAGATATGTGCAATGGGAATACAACTAGTGTGAAAACTCAATAAGgtataacaaagaaaatttttatTGGTGTAAACTACACCAAGGATCATCTCTAAATCCATCTCTTTTCACACTTGTTTCAGACATGTTTCATAAGCATATTCAAGAACTCAtaccatggtgcatgctttttctcGATGACATCACTCTTATGGGAGAACCGCaggaagatttgaattaaaagttggatttgTAGAGACAAATTTTGGAGGTATATGGTTTGCACATAAGTTGGATAAAGACACAGTATATGGAGTACAAGTTTAGCAGCAAAAGATGAACACCATAGAAGTGAAAATCGGAAAATATGTTATATCAAAAATAAAGGAACTTAATAAGGATGGTCAAATACTGGAGTCTTTCGGGTTTTATGCAGTAGAAAAGTACCTGCAAAGGGTAAATCACTATCATTGAACCAGCAATGTTATATGGAAAAAAGTGTTGGGTGACAAAAGGTGGACATGAACATAAGTTCAGCGTTAAAACGAGAATACTTCCATAGATGAGTAGTCATATGCATATGGAGAAAAAGTTAGAGTAGCACCTATTGCTGAAAAGATGATAGAATCTTATCTTAAGTGGTTTGGACATATGGAAAAAAGTCAGTAGAGCATTTAGTGAGAAAAGTGGGAttggataaaaaaataaactagtgGTTAGAGGGAGAGGAAGACCTAAAAGGACTATGTAAGAAGTGGTCAAATAAGAACAATGTATGAACACTCTCATTGCAAACATGATACATATTAAGACGTAATGACATTATTTGATCTATGTAACCAAACCCACTAGGTACTAGTGGGATAAGGCCTTGTTTTTTGCTGCATTGTAATCATAACATTCACATAGAAGCGAATCAGCGACAAACCACTAACATTAGCAAGTAATTGCAACAAATCttcaataaaaaattgatttttgcatTCAATGTAAAAGTACTGATAGTAGAACGGCTCTTCATAGTTGCATGACTAATCCACAGAACAtgaaaagacaaaaatttaaaGCTATGGTTCAAAGTACGCACCTGCATGAAGAAAATCAGCGCAAAAATGGCAACAATGAGTAATGAGAGGTTGTTCTGACTTTTCAAAGACAACCTTAAC includes:
- the LOC112712883 gene encoding phospholipase A(1) DAD1, chloroplastic: MRLALTIRASSSSFSISNPIITLSQDESNTPTLPFNRCTTHSWSQLKPTSSANYMSPKLGPKWKQYQGINHWQDLLDPLDDNLRWEILRYGHFVDAAYRSFDFDPSSPTYATCRHPKSSLLNRCGIASSGYKLTKNLRATCGIHLPTWADKISSWACSRSSWIGYIAVCEHKKEIIRLGRRDVVIAFRGTATCLEWLENLRATLTNLADQVDGKDDIGPMVQKGFLSLYTSKTPKQASLQEMVREEIGRVIKSYGNEPLSLTLTGHSLGAALAILSAYDITTTFENPPMVTVVSFGGPRVGNKRFRRILEQNGIKILRIVNPDDVFTRVPGFAVSNDNDVADNEDVHVARLLGWLHRRVEDMQLVYADVGQELRLSSKDLPYLKQGDVATCHDLKTYLHLVKSFVSSSCGPCTQKTINDMWPKAWL